One part of the Acidimicrobiales bacterium genome encodes these proteins:
- the proB gene encoding glutamate 5-kinase, translating into MIVVAKIGSSSITDESGHIDKSAVAKFCTEVAALWEIGHRVVVVTSGAIAAGLPALGLDHRRTRDAVTLQAVSAIGQSRLMRVYDAALGEMGLVGGQILLAPLDFMMRQQYLHARSTLNRLLELGVVPVINENDAIADDEIRFGDNDRLAALVAHLLKADLLVLLTDQPGLLTADPRFDAQASLIEEIVELDHTLDAVVGGAGDRGSGGMASKLAAAKIAAWSGVRAVIAQADRPNVLVDAVHGANGVGTVVVPRGRRLGARKLWIAFAVGSTGTIVVDEGARTAVFGRGKSLLPAGVVEVKGSFEVDAPVEIATKDGQVFAKGLTRIDAAGLRAVAGQRTPDLPEGVPHEVIHRDDLVVLPR; encoded by the coding sequence GTGATCGTGGTCGCCAAGATCGGCAGCTCTTCGATTACCGACGAATCAGGTCACATCGACAAGTCGGCCGTCGCCAAGTTCTGCACCGAGGTGGCGGCGTTGTGGGAGATCGGCCATCGGGTGGTGGTCGTGACCAGTGGTGCGATCGCCGCGGGCCTCCCCGCCCTGGGCCTCGACCACCGTCGCACCCGTGACGCGGTCACCCTGCAGGCGGTGTCGGCCATCGGGCAGAGCCGGCTCATGCGGGTGTACGACGCCGCGCTGGGCGAGATGGGCCTGGTCGGGGGACAGATCCTGCTGGCCCCGCTCGACTTCATGATGCGCCAGCAGTACCTCCACGCCCGGTCGACGCTGAACCGGCTGCTGGAGCTGGGCGTGGTGCCGGTGATCAACGAGAACGACGCCATCGCCGACGACGAGATCCGCTTCGGCGACAACGACCGTCTGGCGGCCCTGGTGGCCCACCTGCTGAAGGCCGACCTGCTGGTGCTGCTCACCGACCAGCCCGGCCTGCTCACCGCCGACCCCCGCTTCGACGCCCAGGCGTCGCTGATCGAGGAGATCGTCGAGCTGGACCACACGCTCGACGCCGTGGTCGGCGGGGCGGGCGACCGGGGGAGCGGCGGCATGGCGTCGAAGCTGGCGGCCGCCAAGATCGCCGCCTGGTCGGGTGTGCGGGCGGTGATCGCCCAGGCCGACCGGCCCAACGTGCTGGTCGACGCGGTCCACGGCGCCAACGGCGTGGGCACCGTGGTGGTGCCCCGGGGACGTCGCCTGGGGGCGCGCAAGCTGTGGATCGCCTTCGCCGTCGGGTCGACGGGCACGATCGTGGTCGACGAGGGCGCCCGGACCGCCGTGTTCGGGCGGGGCAAGTCGCTGCTGCCGGCCGGAGTGGTGGAGGTGAAGGGCAGCTTCGAGGTCGACGCTCCCGTCGAGATCGCCACCAAGGATGGTCAGGTGTTCGCCAAGGGCCTCACCCGGATCGACGCCGCCGGCCTGCGGGCGGTGGCCGGCCAGCGCACCCCCGACCTGCCCGAGGGCGTGCCCCACGAGGTCATCCACCGCGACGACCTCGTCGTCCTCCCGCGGTAG
- a CDS encoding DUF1707 domain-containing protein, with product MGELVPEEQQRQQQPVVARRDMRVSDEDRHAVVDELRVHFSLGRIDLAELEDRVTGALEAKVRGDLEPLLTDLPELRPTSNYNGPPIRERDRPEGEAFRAHFYLWAVLSVFFVVIWAGTAAQADGDVPFWPVFPIAGIGLTVGVHAALRKATEN from the coding sequence GTGGGCGAGCTGGTTCCGGAAGAGCAACAGAGGCAACAACAGCCGGTGGTGGCCCGGCGCGACATGCGCGTGTCCGACGAGGACCGCCACGCCGTGGTCGACGAGCTGCGGGTGCACTTCAGCCTCGGCCGGATCGACCTGGCCGAGCTGGAGGACCGGGTGACCGGCGCGCTCGAGGCCAAGGTGCGCGGCGACCTCGAGCCGCTGCTCACCGACCTCCCCGAGCTGCGGCCCACGTCCAACTACAACGGCCCGCCCATCCGGGAGCGCGACCGGCCCGAGGGCGAGGCGTTCCGGGCGCACTTCTACCTGTGGGCCGTGCTGTCGGTGTTCTTCGTCGTGATCTGGGCCGGCACCGCGGCCCAGGCCGACGGCGACGTGCCGTTCTGGCCCGTCTTCCCCATCGCGGGGATCGGCCTGACGGTCGGGGTCCACGCGGCGCTGCGCAAGGCGACCGAGAACTAG
- the rpmA gene encoding 50S ribosomal protein L27, with product MSKTKGAGSTRNGRDSQSKRLGVKAFDGTAVHAGTIIVRQRGTRFHPGENVGRGGDDTLFALIDGKVKFGQRRGRKLVDILPSE from the coding sequence ATGTCGAAGACCAAGGGCGCCGGTTCAACTCGAAACGGCCGCGACTCACAGAGCAAGCGCCTCGGCGTCAAGGCGTTCGACGGCACCGCCGTCCACGCCGGCACGATCATCGTGCGCCAGCGGGGCACCCGGTTCCACCCGGGCGAGAACGTCGGACGGGGCGGCGACGACACGCTGTTCGCCCTGATCGACGGCAAGGTGAAGTTCGGCCAGCGACGCGGTCGCAAGCTGGTCGACATCCTGCCCTCCGAGTAG
- a CDS encoding TIGR03936 family radical SAM-associated protein, translating into MSGPTAPRKLRVRFTKTGKVRFTSHRDVARIWERALRRAGLPVAYSEGFSPRPRLSFGLALSTGHESLGEYLDVNLREDAPGGDVACELFALQVNPALPVGLEVQAVEPLAAGADSLQQAVTSSTWHFELSGLSDDALAAAIARTMATDEIVVTRERKGQEVTEDIRPCILALQVLPPGTGCGVAEAELATQPRSLRPAELVDALDPALHADRVVRMHQWTLVGGARQEVIPLPPAATLAPHAQARAS; encoded by the coding sequence ATGAGCGGCCCGACCGCACCCCGCAAGCTCCGGGTCCGCTTCACCAAGACGGGGAAGGTCCGCTTCACGAGCCACCGTGACGTGGCGCGCATCTGGGAGCGGGCGCTGCGACGGGCCGGGCTTCCCGTCGCCTACTCGGAGGGCTTCTCGCCGCGGCCGCGGCTCAGCTTCGGGCTGGCGCTGTCGACCGGGCACGAGTCGCTCGGCGAGTACCTCGACGTCAACCTGCGGGAGGACGCGCCCGGAGGCGACGTGGCCTGCGAGTTGTTCGCCCTACAGGTCAACCCGGCGCTGCCGGTCGGCCTGGAGGTGCAGGCCGTGGAGCCCCTCGCCGCGGGGGCCGACTCGCTGCAGCAGGCGGTGACGAGCTCCACCTGGCACTTCGAGCTCTCGGGCCTCTCGGACGACGCGCTGGCGGCGGCGATCGCCCGCACGATGGCCACCGACGAGATCGTGGTCACCCGGGAGCGGAAAGGCCAAGAAGTCACCGAGGACATCCGGCCATGTATCCTCGCCTTGCAGGTGCTGCCCCCTGGCACAGGATGCGGGGTGGCAGAGGCCGAGCTGGCGACCCAGCCCAGAAGTTTGCGACCAGCCGAGCTGGTCGACGCGCTCGACCCGGCATTGCATGCCGATCGGGTCGTGCGCATGCATCAATGGACGCTGGTCGGCGGCGCCCGGCAGGAGGTCATCCCCCTCCCCCCGGCAGCGACGCTGGCCCCGCACGCCCAGGCGCGTGCGTCATGA
- a CDS encoding NUDIX domain-containing protein, which translates to MGEGVDPTSGDGFVLVADGTARWGLYGAAGLLVRHVDAATGAASIFVALRSQWTHMGGKWAVPGGALALGETPVEAALREFREEIGMSLPAERVVEIHEDDHGGWSYWTVVLDVDEPFPLPTGINWETAEVRWAVAHELHDLALLEPFRATLIRLALLPGPG; encoded by the coding sequence GTGGGCGAGGGTGTGGATCCGACGTCGGGCGACGGGTTCGTCCTGGTCGCGGACGGGACCGCACGGTGGGGCCTCTACGGCGCCGCCGGGTTGCTGGTCCGCCACGTCGACGCGGCCACCGGGGCAGCGTCGATCTTCGTGGCGCTGCGCTCGCAGTGGACCCACATGGGCGGCAAGTGGGCGGTCCCCGGCGGGGCGCTCGCCCTCGGCGAGACACCGGTGGAGGCGGCGCTCCGCGAGTTCCGCGAGGAGATCGGGATGTCGCTGCCGGCCGAGCGGGTGGTCGAGATCCACGAGGACGACCACGGCGGCTGGTCGTACTGGACCGTCGTCCTCGACGTCGACGAGCCTTTCCCCCTGCCCACGGGCATCAACTGGGAGACCGCCGAGGTCCGCTGGGCCGTGGCGCACGAGCTCCACGACCTCGCGCTCCTCGAACCCTTCCGCGCCACCCTGATCCGCTTGGCGCTCCTGCCCGGGCCCGGCTGA
- a CDS encoding MFS transporter — translation MAAVFFVNGALFANWVTRVPAVKDAVDTGTGPLGVALLGIGAGSLLSMPFSGRLCERYGSGRIVTASGLGMSAVLLLPAFAPDVVTLGLCLLFYGAGFGLLDVSMNVQAVAVVKRLERPIMPWFHAAFSCGGLAGAATGGLAAQADLGPAPHFALVGSVMAVVVLWADRHLLPDPDPVPEPAPKPEPEPDPTLQGRDGDGDRDRRTRRLNPYVIGVGAVAACAALGEGVMADWSTLFLRDVRDVDAGPAAAGFAAFSVAMTAGRLGGEAAIRRLGATRVLQVGGSTAAAGVVLAVTVPSPVAAVVGFLLVGLGLSCGFPLAISAAGESGSGSGSNEIATASMIGYLGFLLGPPLIGLLAEVVGLGPALLAIAVSSAGLVALAPILGTADPAATGPDPVRAGAR, via the coding sequence GTGGCGGCGGTGTTCTTCGTCAACGGTGCGCTGTTCGCGAACTGGGTGACGCGCGTCCCGGCGGTGAAGGACGCCGTCGATACCGGCACCGGACCGCTCGGCGTGGCCCTGCTGGGCATCGGGGCGGGGTCGCTGCTGTCGATGCCGTTCTCGGGCCGGCTGTGCGAGCGCTACGGCAGCGGGCGGATCGTCACCGCCAGCGGCCTGGGGATGTCGGCCGTGCTGCTCCTGCCCGCCTTCGCCCCCGACGTGGTGACCCTCGGCCTGTGCCTGCTGTTCTACGGCGCCGGCTTCGGCCTGCTCGACGTGTCGATGAACGTCCAGGCGGTCGCCGTGGTGAAGCGGCTGGAGCGGCCGATCATGCCGTGGTTCCACGCCGCCTTCAGCTGCGGCGGCCTGGCCGGCGCCGCCACCGGAGGCCTGGCCGCCCAGGCCGACCTCGGCCCCGCGCCCCACTTCGCCCTGGTCGGCTCCGTCATGGCGGTGGTCGTGCTGTGGGCGGATCGGCACCTGTTGCCGGACCCCGACCCCGTGCCCGAGCCCGCACCGAAGCCGGAACCCGAGCCCGACCCGACGCTGCAAGGCCGAGATGGCGACGGCGACCGCGACCGCCGGACCCGGCGGTTGAACCCCTACGTGATCGGCGTCGGGGCCGTCGCCGCCTGCGCCGCGCTGGGCGAGGGCGTGATGGCCGACTGGTCCACCCTGTTCCTCCGCGACGTCCGTGACGTCGACGCCGGCCCCGCGGCCGCCGGGTTCGCGGCGTTCTCCGTCGCCATGACCGCCGGTCGCCTCGGCGGCGAGGCCGCCATCCGCCGCCTCGGTGCCACCAGGGTCCTGCAGGTCGGCGGGTCGACCGCGGCCGCCGGCGTCGTCCTCGCCGTGACCGTGCCGTCGCCCGTCGCCGCCGTCGTCGGCTTCCTGCTGGTGGGCCTGGGCCTGTCGTGCGGCTTCCCCCTGGCCATCAGCGCCGCCGGCGAGAGCGGGTCCGGGTCGGGCAGCAACGAGATCGCCACCGCCTCGATGATCGGCTACCTGGGCTTCCTCCTCGGCCCGCCCCTCATCGGACTGCTGGCCGAGGTCGTGGGCCTGGGCCCCGCGCTGCTCGCCATCGCCGTCTCGTCGGCGGGCCTCGTCGCCCTGGCCCCGATCCTCGGGACCGCCGACCCGGCCGCTACCGGCCCAGACCCGGTAAGGGCAGGCGCGCGGTGA
- the murJ gene encoding murein biosynthesis integral membrane protein MurJ gives MTTGNDEHDQDPWLRADPYERERHAPRPHSPYAEDGPEPEPGWYEPDAPTIEMPILDEMLLQQSGPRLRTRADDQVRPTRRPSPPRPGRPPPPEPPPEEEEQPSSSKSSRLVAIAIFLSSCAGLVRETVIASFLGTGPAADAFKAALRIPNMLQNLLGEGVLSASFIPVYARLRDEGNEREAGRLAGAIAGLLLVITGIISLVGVMFAEPIARVLVTGFEGETFALTVRLVRIMFPGIGFLVLSAWCLGVLNSHRKFFLSYIAPVLWNAAQIAALFAAGLTHQSQWRMATALAWGVLVGGLLQLLVQLRPVLGLLGRNMRLSLDTRSAPVRSVVTRFMPVIVGKGIVQFIIYIDLWLASFLATGAVSSLFYALLLYQLPISMFGLGVAAAELPDLSQVSVHDPETRRLFRRRLEDGMARIAFYVLPIATMYVVVGDVIVGAIFQRGKFGWDDTWGVWLALAVFAIGLPATTSSRLLQNGLYALDDPKTPPRLSVIRVVVSTVVSLAVMFPLDRLTIGSNGVQGWDDFWAVGPLPSSVRLNTEFVHLGLIAFAIGATVAAIVEYRMLARAVAWRIGRTRMAGRWLNPIAASCAVSATVAFGLVTVLPNSWPALLLAPLVLGPAGVVYLVMTRWLQVPEAAALTARLPLPGLGR, from the coding sequence GTGACGACCGGCAACGACGAGCACGACCAGGACCCCTGGCTGCGGGCTGACCCCTACGAGCGCGAGCGGCACGCGCCGCGTCCGCACTCCCCCTACGCCGAGGACGGGCCGGAGCCGGAGCCCGGGTGGTACGAGCCCGACGCGCCGACCATCGAGATGCCGATCCTCGACGAGATGCTCCTGCAGCAGTCGGGGCCTCGCCTGCGGACCCGGGCCGACGACCAGGTCCGTCCGACCCGCCGCCCTTCTCCCCCTCGGCCGGGTCGCCCGCCACCCCCGGAGCCGCCGCCCGAGGAGGAGGAGCAGCCGTCGTCGTCGAAGTCGTCGCGGCTGGTCGCCATCGCCATCTTCCTGTCGAGCTGCGCCGGCCTCGTGCGGGAGACGGTGATCGCCTCCTTCCTGGGCACCGGCCCCGCCGCCGACGCCTTCAAGGCGGCGCTGCGCATCCCCAACATGCTGCAGAACCTGCTGGGCGAAGGTGTGCTGTCGGCGTCGTTCATCCCGGTGTACGCCCGGCTGCGCGACGAGGGCAACGAGCGCGAGGCCGGCCGCCTGGCCGGGGCCATCGCCGGCCTGCTGCTGGTGATCACCGGCATCATCAGCCTCGTCGGCGTGATGTTCGCCGAGCCGATCGCCCGGGTGTTGGTCACCGGCTTCGAGGGCGAGACGTTCGCACTGACCGTCCGGCTCGTCCGCATCATGTTCCCCGGCATCGGCTTCCTGGTGCTGTCGGCCTGGTGCCTCGGGGTGCTCAACAGCCACCGCAAGTTCTTCCTGTCCTACATCGCGCCGGTGCTGTGGAACGCCGCCCAGATCGCGGCGCTGTTCGCCGCCGGCCTCACCCATCAGAGCCAGTGGCGGATGGCGACGGCCCTGGCCTGGGGCGTGCTGGTCGGTGGTCTGCTCCAGCTGCTGGTGCAACTGCGCCCGGTGCTGGGCCTGTTGGGCCGCAACATGCGCCTGAGCCTCGACACCCGCAGCGCCCCGGTCCGCAGCGTGGTGACCCGCTTCATGCCCGTCATCGTGGGCAAGGGCATCGTCCAGTTCATCATCTACATCGACCTGTGGCTGGCCAGCTTCCTGGCCACCGGGGCGGTGTCGTCGCTGTTCTACGCCCTGCTGCTGTACCAGCTGCCGATCTCGATGTTCGGCCTCGGTGTGGCCGCCGCCGAGCTGCCCGACCTGTCGCAGGTGTCGGTGCACGACCCCGAGACCCGCCGGCTGTTCCGGCGGCGCCTGGAAGACGGCATGGCCCGCATCGCCTTCTACGTGCTGCCCATCGCCACCATGTACGTCGTGGTGGGCGACGTGATCGTCGGTGCCATCTTCCAGCGGGGCAAGTTCGGCTGGGACGACACCTGGGGCGTCTGGCTGGCGCTGGCCGTGTTCGCCATCGGCCTACCGGCGACGACGTCGTCGCGGCTGCTGCAGAACGGCCTCTACGCCCTGGACGACCCCAAGACGCCGCCGCGGCTGTCGGTCATCCGGGTGGTCGTGTCGACCGTGGTGAGCCTGGCCGTGATGTTCCCGCTCGACCGGTTGACGATCGGGTCGAACGGCGTGCAGGGCTGGGACGACTTCTGGGCCGTCGGGCCGCTGCCGTCCTCGGTGCGGCTCAACACCGAGTTCGTCCACCTGGGGCTGATCGCCTTCGCCATCGGCGCGACCGTCGCCGCGATCGTCGAGTACCGGATGCTGGCGCGGGCGGTCGCCTGGCGGATCGGGCGCACCCGGATGGCCGGGCGCTGGCTCAACCCGATCGCGGCGTCGTGCGCGGTGTCCGCCACGGTGGCGTTCGGCCTGGTCACCGTGCTGCCGAACAGTTGGCCGGCGCTGCTGCTGGCGCCGCTGGTGCTCGGCCCGGCCGGGGTCGTCTACCTGGTGATGACGCGCTGGTTGCAGGTCCCCGAGGCCGCCGCGCTCACCGCGCGCCTGCCCTTACCGGGTCTGGGCCGGTAG
- a CDS encoding PspA/IM30 family protein, with protein sequence MLKLIRRWWKYMTAKLSSSFSERADPKVQLEQALTEAQDQQRRLKEQAANVIAHQKQTEMRLNRTMGELEKVNGNAVQAVRMADDAAKSGDATKSAQFTSTAEAFANRLIQLEKEVDDLKQMHLQSTDAANQAKKAVEQNAMALQQKLAERQKLLSQLDQAKMQETMNKAMSSLSETVGEDVPTLNEVRDKIEARYAKAKGMSELTDTSVESRMLEVESASMNVEAQARLSQIKDQLGIGAPSVTDDVPEIPATEKEEAAKPEGS encoded by the coding sequence ATGTTGAAACTGATCCGGCGGTGGTGGAAGTACATGACGGCGAAGCTGTCATCGTCGTTCAGCGAGCGGGCCGACCCCAAGGTCCAGCTGGAGCAGGCGTTGACCGAGGCGCAGGACCAGCAGCGCCGGCTCAAGGAGCAGGCGGCCAACGTCATCGCGCACCAGAAGCAGACCGAGATGCGGCTCAACCGCACCATGGGCGAGCTCGAGAAGGTCAACGGCAACGCCGTGCAGGCGGTGCGGATGGCCGACGACGCGGCGAAGTCCGGCGACGCCACCAAGTCGGCGCAGTTCACGTCCACGGCCGAGGCCTTCGCCAACCGCCTGATCCAGCTGGAGAAGGAGGTCGACGACCTCAAGCAGATGCACCTCCAGTCGACCGACGCGGCCAACCAGGCGAAGAAGGCCGTCGAGCAGAACGCCATGGCCCTCCAGCAGAAGCTGGCCGAGCGACAGAAGCTCCTGTCGCAGCTCGACCAGGCCAAGATGCAGGAGACGATGAACAAGGCCATGTCGTCGCTGTCGGAGACGGTCGGCGAGGACGTGCCCACCCTCAACGAGGTGCGCGACAAGATCGAGGCCCGCTACGCCAAGGCCAAGGGCATGTCGGAGCTCACCGACACCTCGGTCGAGTCACGGATGCTCGAGGTCGAGTCGGCGTCGATGAACGTCGAGGCCCAGGCCCGGCTGTCGCAGATCAAGGACCAGCTCGGCATCGGCGCCCCGTCCGTCACCGACGACGTCCCCGAGATCCCCGCCACCGAGAAGGAGGAGGCCGCGAAGCCCGAGGGGAGCTGA
- a CDS encoding Rne/Rng family ribonuclease, with product MSETEARSEAPQRPEPSPSTDDAQVAPTTGDATAAGETSSEAASSDASRKRRRRGSRGGRKRSKPRSEGGDGAGSGDEDDSDDGDDDEGPPSDNGRSRSSRSSREPDELPDPPNEGRPSVEAAEKALVRKAAPSGAPNRPKIGDTMPAPAAAAAQADADAKEGSGGGRRRRGRGGQSKTGAVVGAGSGAGAPADDMAARSSGGRNSGGGGGDRAGDDTGAKRKRRRRGRGGTGTGSGSGQGSGSSRPAGQPVEMLAGVPVEVDEETLERRRGRERKGRPVGRYMMCVHVSDKATQIAVLEGRALIEHYVSRPSDDVSQIHGNIYLGKVQNVLPGMEAAFVDIGTPKNAVLYRGDVHFESEDIERSSGKERHLRIEQMLRAGQTILCQVTKNPIGAKGARLTQEVSLPGRFVVLIPNSSTYGISKRLPDDERKRLRQVLDRVKPAQHGIIVRTAAEGVTSDEIENDVRRLLRQWEQIDSLAKRSKAPAMLYREPDMAVRVIREEFNQHYRGVVIDDRELYEQVRDYVGSISPTLADRVEYYDPSAEDLPLFEKHHVHEQLHRALDPKVWLPSGGSLIIEKTEALTVIDVNTGKNVGKSSLEETVFKNNLEAAVEIARQLRLRDIGGIIVVDFIDMERRDNRDEVAHVFRDALSRDKTRTQVFEISELGLCEMTRKRIGEGLLESFSTHCPMCEGRGVLVDKELLPD from the coding sequence ATGTCAGAGACCGAGGCACGGTCGGAGGCGCCTCAGCGCCCTGAGCCGTCCCCGTCCACCGACGATGCGCAGGTTGCACCCACAACCGGCGACGCGACGGCGGCGGGAGAGACTTCAAGCGAGGCGGCGTCGTCTGACGCCTCTCGCAAACGCCGGCGGCGCGGTTCACGCGGTGGTCGCAAGCGGTCCAAGCCGCGCAGCGAGGGCGGCGACGGCGCCGGTAGCGGCGACGAGGACGATAGCGACGACGGCGACGACGACGAGGGCCCGCCGAGCGACAACGGCAGGTCCCGCAGCTCCCGCAGCAGCCGGGAGCCCGACGAGCTGCCCGACCCGCCGAACGAAGGCCGTCCGTCGGTCGAGGCGGCGGAGAAGGCGCTGGTGCGCAAGGCCGCCCCGTCGGGCGCGCCCAACCGGCCGAAGATCGGCGACACCATGCCCGCACCGGCTGCGGCGGCCGCGCAGGCCGACGCGGACGCCAAGGAAGGCTCGGGTGGCGGACGTCGGCGCCGGGGTCGCGGCGGGCAGTCGAAGACAGGCGCCGTCGTCGGCGCCGGTTCCGGCGCGGGCGCACCGGCCGACGACATGGCCGCCCGCAGCAGTGGCGGCCGCAACAGCGGTGGCGGTGGCGGCGATCGCGCCGGCGATGACACGGGCGCCAAGCGGAAGCGCCGTCGCCGGGGCCGCGGCGGCACTGGCACTGGCAGTGGCAGTGGCCAGGGCAGCGGCTCCAGCCGTCCGGCGGGCCAACCGGTCGAGATGCTCGCGGGCGTCCCCGTCGAGGTCGACGAGGAGACCCTGGAGCGCCGGCGGGGCCGCGAGCGCAAGGGCCGCCCGGTCGGTCGCTACATGATGTGCGTGCACGTCAGCGACAAGGCCACCCAGATCGCGGTGCTGGAGGGCCGGGCGCTCATCGAGCACTACGTGTCCCGCCCGTCCGACGACGTCTCCCAGATCCACGGCAACATCTACCTGGGCAAGGTCCAGAACGTGCTGCCGGGCATGGAGGCGGCGTTCGTCGACATCGGCACCCCCAAGAACGCCGTGCTGTACCGGGGCGACGTCCACTTCGAGAGCGAGGACATCGAGCGCAGTAGCGGCAAGGAGCGCCACCTGCGCATCGAGCAGATGCTGCGGGCCGGTCAGACCATCCTCTGCCAGGTCACCAAGAACCCGATCGGTGCCAAGGGCGCACGCCTCACCCAAGAGGTGTCGCTGCCCGGCCGGTTCGTGGTGCTGATCCCCAACTCGTCGACCTACGGCATCTCCAAGCGCCTCCCCGACGACGAGCGCAAGCGCCTCCGCCAGGTGCTCGACCGGGTGAAGCCGGCGCAGCACGGCATCATCGTGCGCACCGCGGCCGAGGGCGTCACCTCCGACGAGATCGAGAACGACGTCCGCCGCCTGCTGCGCCAGTGGGAGCAGATCGACAGCCTGGCCAAGCGTTCCAAGGCGCCCGCCATGCTCTACCGCGAGCCCGACATGGCCGTCCGGGTGATCCGCGAGGAGTTCAACCAGCACTACCGGGGCGTCGTGATCGACGACCGGGAGCTCTACGAGCAGGTGCGCGACTACGTCGGCTCGATCAGCCCCACGCTGGCCGACCGGGTGGAGTACTACGACCCCTCGGCCGAGGACCTGCCGCTGTTCGAGAAGCACCACGTCCACGAGCAGCTGCACCGGGCGCTCGACCCCAAGGTCTGGCTGCCGTCCGGTGGCTCGCTGATCATCGAGAAGACCGAGGCCCTCACGGTCATCGACGTGAACACCGGCAAGAACGTCGGCAAGTCGAGCCTCGAGGAGACGGTCTTCAAGAACAACCTCGAGGCCGCCGTCGAGATCGCGCGCCAGCTGCGGCTGCGCGACATCGGTGGCATCATCGTGGTCGACTTCATCGACATGGAGCGTCGCGACAACCGCGACGAGGTGGCGCACGTGTTCCGCGACGCCTTGTCCCGCGACAAGACCCGCACTCAGGTGTTCGAGATCTCCGAGCTGGGGCTCTGCGAGATGACCCGCAAGCGCATCGGCGAAGGGCTGCTCGAGTCGTTCTCGACGCACTGCCCGATGTGCGAAGGTCGTGGGGTCCTGGTCGACAAGGAGCTGTTGCCGGACTAG
- the rplU gene encoding 50S ribosomal protein L21, with the protein MYAVIRTGGKQHRVEEGQTLDIELIGDDDKVELKPILLVDGDTVLAKPSELTKATVSAKVLGETKGPKINGFTYKNKSNNSKRWGHRQRYTTIEITGISKG; encoded by the coding sequence ATGTACGCAGTCATCAGGACCGGTGGCAAGCAGCACCGGGTGGAAGAGGGACAGACGCTCGACATCGAGCTGATCGGCGACGACGACAAGGTCGAGCTGAAGCCGATCCTGCTGGTCGACGGCGACACCGTGCTGGCCAAGCCGAGCGAGCTGACCAAGGCCACCGTCAGCGCCAAGGTGCTGGGTGAGACCAAGGGCCCGAAGATCAACGGGTTCACCTACAAGAACAAGAGCAACAACAGCAAGCGCTGGGGTCACCGCCAGCGGTACACCACCATAGAGATCACCGGGATCTCCAAGGGCTGA